Proteins from a single region of Desulfuromonas acetoxidans DSM 684:
- a CDS encoding S8 family peptidase translates to MDYEHLRFDRENPLTERHPRQYRGGYRPDDPKAYGTTLGRRFSQVRQRELTTDLDGFDNRKLLKLRLHSGDKSVPNFEAIPGVEIVSQEDEAVVLVFTTEEGLNQFESRLSTLARDGVVTRKELLYAIEDFDNWTAEDRRGVALRNEGLPNNDLFMLDVELWPQERQDKREELIAAFSRWLRDLGAEQLDIIIQPSLLMVRIRCNHEQVNQLLRYRDVRTVDLPPRLGVSIGLISTDVNQFPPINPPPDGVPSIAVLDSGLTPGHTLLGEAVGDVQGYLEPQRSPDDTAPDWHGTFVGGLALYGDIHTRIQQGEFVPQLRLFSGKVFEDDGHDQTEFVEKAVETAVLDIYEQYGCRVFNLSYGDLNKVYDGRHVRGLAYTLDRLTRELGVLFVVPTGNLSLQDLPENPIDTYPDYLFSDEVRLLDPATALNALTVGGLSTFEATRETQRYPNTIEDYVFARSGQPFPLTRCGPSVNNAIKPDVIEHAGNLALMRDGGRVRYSGLGIVSLNGGFATGVPFAEDIGTSYAAPQVAHKAAKLLAEVPNANPNLLRALLGAHARWPQPCVDLINPRDNSVGRDKLLRLIGYGQVDETALYRSLNDTVTLLAEEHIDNDRHHFFELPMPESFWSRGRREREITVALAYSPVVRTTRLDYRSSKLWFTLVAASSLEEVTRAFRRNREEGMGERSNNRWLPNDTRKTGTLQVSRWKFIQPLSNGNKIFVVVTRQDSPWSLERDAQEPYSLAITLADRENAEAELYVQARDALQSRVQTRARAIV, encoded by the coding sequence ATGGACTATGAACACTTGCGGTTTGATCGAGAAAATCCGTTAACTGAAAGACATCCTCGACAATATAGGGGTGGTTATCGCCCCGATGATCCAAAAGCGTATGGTACTACACTTGGAAGGCGGTTTAGTCAGGTCCGACAGCGGGAATTAACGACTGATTTGGATGGCTTCGACAACCGGAAGTTGCTCAAGCTACGGCTTCATTCGGGAGATAAAAGTGTTCCTAACTTTGAAGCTATTCCTGGAGTTGAAATAGTTAGTCAAGAGGATGAGGCTGTTGTCCTCGTTTTTACAACCGAAGAAGGACTTAACCAGTTCGAAAGCCGTCTCTCTACCTTAGCGCGAGATGGTGTCGTTACACGTAAGGAGTTGTTGTATGCTATTGAAGATTTCGACAACTGGACTGCTGAAGATCGCAGAGGGGTAGCTCTTCGTAACGAGGGTCTACCGAATAATGATCTCTTCATGCTCGATGTTGAGCTGTGGCCTCAAGAGCGTCAAGATAAACGTGAAGAGCTGATTGCAGCATTTTCTAGATGGCTGCGGGATTTGGGGGCTGAGCAGCTTGATATAATTATTCAGCCGTCACTTTTAATGGTCCGAATACGCTGCAACCATGAGCAGGTTAATCAGCTATTACGCTACAGGGATGTACGCACTGTTGACCTGCCTCCACGACTCGGGGTTTCTATTGGCTTGATTTCTACTGATGTTAACCAGTTTCCTCCAATTAATCCTCCTCCTGATGGTGTTCCTTCAATCGCTGTACTTGATTCAGGACTAACGCCTGGGCATACGTTGCTAGGGGAGGCTGTGGGTGATGTGCAGGGTTATCTTGAGCCTCAGCGTAGTCCTGATGACACGGCTCCAGACTGGCATGGAACTTTTGTTGGTGGTTTGGCCTTGTATGGCGATATCCACACACGTATTCAACAAGGCGAATTTGTTCCACAGCTACGTTTATTCTCTGGCAAGGTGTTTGAAGACGATGGTCACGATCAAACCGAGTTTGTCGAGAAAGCTGTTGAGACTGCTGTTCTGGACATTTATGAGCAGTATGGCTGCCGAGTTTTTAACCTAAGCTATGGAGACCTCAACAAAGTATATGATGGTCGACATGTTCGTGGATTAGCTTATACTCTAGATCGGCTAACGCGTGAACTTGGTGTTTTATTTGTTGTTCCGACTGGAAACTTGTCATTGCAAGACCTTCCGGAGAATCCCATTGACACTTATCCAGACTATCTCTTTAGTGATGAGGTACGGTTGTTGGATCCTGCTACAGCGCTCAATGCATTAACTGTTGGCGGATTAAGTACATTCGAAGCTACTCGTGAGACCCAAAGGTATCCTAATACTATTGAAGATTATGTATTTGCTAGAAGTGGGCAGCCTTTTCCATTGACGCGTTGTGGCCCTTCTGTGAATAACGCAATTAAGCCTGATGTAATCGAACATGCTGGTAATCTTGCCTTAATGCGTGATGGAGGCCGTGTACGATATTCTGGGTTGGGAATTGTTTCTCTTAATGGTGGTTTCGCAACTGGTGTACCTTTTGCCGAAGATATTGGTACTAGCTATGCTGCACCCCAAGTTGCTCATAAAGCGGCAAAGTTGCTAGCCGAGGTGCCGAATGCTAATCCTAATTTATTACGTGCTCTTCTTGGGGCACACGCGCGTTGGCCTCAGCCCTGTGTGGATTTGATCAATCCAAGAGATAATTCTGTAGGGAGAGATAAGTTGTTACGTTTGATTGGTTATGGCCAAGTTGATGAGACAGCGCTATACCGCTCACTGAACGACACAGTCACTCTTCTGGCTGAAGAACATATTGATAATGATCGGCATCATTTCTTTGAATTGCCGATGCCAGAAAGTTTTTGGAGCCGGGGACGGCGTGAGAGAGAAATTACTGTGGCATTGGCATATAGCCCTGTAGTACGAACAACTCGTCTTGATTATCGCAGTTCAAAATTGTGGTTCACGTTAGTTGCAGCTTCTAGCCTTGAAGAAGTTACTCGGGCTTTTAGACGTAACCGTGAAGAAGGGATGGGGGAACGTAGTAATAATCGCTGGTTGCCAAACGATACGCGCAAGACAGGCACATTACAAGTCTCTCGCTGGAAATTTATACAGCCTTTATCCAACGGTAATAAAATATTTGTAGTCGTTACGCGTCAGGACAGTCCTTGGTCCCTTGAACGAGACGCACAAGAGCCATATTCCTTAGCGATTACCTTGGCAGATAGAGAGAATGCTGAGGCTGAGCTTTATGTTCAGGCTCGTGATGCATTGCAATCTCGTGTTCAAACTCGTGCTCGGGCCATAGTGTAA
- a CDS encoding anaerobic ribonucleoside-triphosphate reductase activating protein: MSSALQVGGLTRCTTIDFPGELAAVVYCQGCPWHCHYCHNAALIPEQGQQQLDWQQVVAFIQQRRGLLDGIVFSGGEPTAQTALIDAMHTVKELGMKVALHTNGAYSDRLRALLPLCDWVGMDLKAPFDDYETITKCPASGEQARQSAELLRASGVAHQFRTTVDPWLREEGRLEQMQALVESWGETLVLQTMRS, encoded by the coding sequence TTGAGTTCCGCTTTACAGGTGGGCGGCCTGACCCGCTGCACCACCATCGATTTTCCCGGTGAACTGGCAGCAGTGGTCTATTGCCAGGGCTGTCCCTGGCATTGCCACTACTGCCACAATGCCGCACTGATCCCGGAGCAGGGCCAACAACAGCTCGATTGGCAACAGGTGGTGGCGTTCATCCAACAACGTCGCGGATTGCTCGACGGCATCGTGTTCAGCGGCGGTGAACCCACCGCGCAAACAGCGTTGATTGATGCCATGCACACCGTCAAAGAGCTGGGCATGAAAGTGGCCCTGCATACCAATGGTGCGTATTCCGACCGCCTGCGGGCTCTGTTGCCGCTGTGCGACTGGGTGGGCATGGACTTGAAAGCCCCGTTTGACGACTACGAAACGATCACCAAATGTCCCGCCAGTGGAGAACAGGCACGGCAAAGCGCGGAGCTGTTGCGCGCCAGTGGTGTGGCCCATCAGTTTCGTACCACAGTTGATCCGTGGTTGCGTGAAGAGGGTCGGTTAGAACAGATGCAAGCATTGGTGGAGTCGTGGGGAGAAACCCTGGTGCTGCAAACCATGCGCAGTTAA
- the nrdD gene encoding anaerobic ribonucleoside-triphosphate reductase, with protein MKENQNQIDDSQRQPCEVWTRVMGYHRPVSSFNSGKKSEHQQRCFFNEERTR; from the coding sequence ATGAAAGAAAACCAAAATCAGATCGATGACAGCCAACGCCAACCCTGCGAAGTTTGGACCCGCGTCATGGGCTACCACCGCCCGGTAAGTTCCTTCAACTCTGGCAAAAAGTCCGAACACCAGCAACGCTGCTTCTTCAACGAGGAACGCACCCGTTGA
- a CDS encoding ribonucleoside triphosphate reductase, with the protein MPETEHAHQLASVVLPAKVVKRDGTSVPFDSERIRFAIARAGKVTGEFDESEAALLTQQTLKVLRHRFPFQAPKVEQIQDVVEQTLISANHFATLRAYVVYREQHQKLRQDQKTVVDVASSINEYLDQSDWRVNANANQGYSLGGLILNISGKVTANYWLNHVYAPELGEAHRDGSLHVHDLDMLSGYCAGWSLRMLLQEGFNGVPGKVEAAPPRHLSSVIGQIVNFLGTLQNEWAGAQAFSSFDTYLAAFVRKDNLSYDEVKQQMQELIFNLNVPSRWGTQTPFTNLTFDWTCPDDLKTQVPVIGGEEMPFTYGELQDEMDLINRAYIEVMTNGDDKGRVFTFPIPTYNMTPDFPWESENAERLFSMTAKYGLPYFQNFLNSELQPNMVRSMCCRLQLDLRELLKRGNGLFGSAEQTGSIGVVTINCARLGYQFAGDEAGLLARLDELLELARTSLEVKRKTIQRQMDQGLFPYTRRYLGTLRNHFSTIGVNGLNEMIRNFTDDQDNITSEQGQLFAIRFMDHVRQRMVEYQEQTGHMYNLEATPAEGTTYRFAREDKKRFPDMIQAGTTDAPFYTNSSQLPVGFSDDPFEALELQETLQRKYTGGTVFHMYMGEPIGSPEACRKLVRRVLENYRIPYLTITPTFSICPKHGYLAGEHPFCPLCDEELAQANS; encoded by the coding sequence ATGCCAGAGACCGAACACGCCCACCAGCTTGCCAGTGTCGTATTACCCGCCAAAGTCGTGAAACGCGATGGCACCAGTGTGCCGTTTGACAGCGAACGAATTCGCTTTGCTATTGCCCGTGCCGGTAAAGTGACCGGTGAATTCGATGAGAGTGAAGCCGCTCTGCTCACCCAGCAGACCCTTAAGGTGTTGCGCCACCGTTTTCCGTTTCAGGCTCCCAAGGTTGAACAGATTCAGGATGTGGTCGAGCAGACGCTGATCTCCGCCAACCATTTTGCCACGCTGCGTGCCTATGTGGTCTATCGTGAGCAGCATCAGAAACTGCGTCAGGACCAGAAAACCGTGGTCGATGTGGCGTCGTCGATCAATGAATATCTTGATCAGTCGGACTGGCGGGTCAATGCCAACGCCAATCAGGGCTATTCGCTCGGCGGGCTGATCCTCAATATCTCCGGCAAAGTCACGGCCAACTACTGGCTGAACCACGTCTATGCCCCGGAACTGGGCGAGGCGCACCGTGACGGCAGTCTGCATGTTCACGATCTCGATATGCTGTCCGGCTACTGCGCCGGTTGGTCGCTGCGGATGCTGTTGCAGGAAGGCTTTAACGGTGTGCCGGGCAAGGTGGAAGCGGCTCCGCCACGCCACCTGTCCAGCGTCATCGGTCAGATCGTCAACTTTCTCGGTACGTTGCAGAACGAATGGGCCGGAGCCCAGGCGTTCAGCTCGTTTGATACCTATCTGGCCGCGTTCGTGCGCAAGGACAACCTGAGTTACGACGAGGTCAAACAGCAGATGCAGGAGTTGATCTTCAACCTCAACGTGCCGTCGCGCTGGGGCACGCAGACCCCGTTCACCAACCTGACCTTTGACTGGACCTGCCCGGATGATCTGAAAACCCAGGTGCCGGTGATCGGTGGCGAGGAGATGCCGTTTACCTACGGTGAATTGCAGGACGAGATGGATCTGATCAACCGCGCCTACATTGAGGTGATGACCAATGGCGATGACAAGGGGCGGGTGTTCACCTTTCCCATCCCCACCTACAACATGACGCCGGATTTTCCGTGGGAGAGCGAAAACGCCGAGCGGCTGTTCAGCATGACCGCCAAGTACGGCCTGCCGTATTTCCAGAATTTCCTCAATTCGGAGCTGCAACCCAACATGGTGCGCTCCATGTGCTGCCGCTTACAGCTCGACTTGCGCGAACTGCTCAAACGCGGCAATGGTCTGTTCGGTTCCGCCGAGCAGACCGGTTCCATCGGTGTGGTCACCATCAACTGCGCCCGTCTTGGTTATCAGTTTGCCGGGGATGAGGCCGGATTGCTCGCCCGTCTTGACGAACTTCTTGAATTGGCGCGCACCAGCCTGGAAGTCAAACGCAAAACCATTCAGCGTCAGATGGATCAGGGCCTGTTCCCCTACACGCGACGGTATCTCGGCACCCTGCGCAACCATTTCTCCACCATCGGTGTCAATGGTCTTAACGAGATGATCCGCAACTTCACAGATGATCAGGACAACATCACCAGCGAACAGGGCCAGCTGTTTGCCATCCGTTTTATGGATCACGTGCGGCAACGCATGGTGGAATATCAGGAACAGACCGGCCACATGTACAACCTCGAAGCCACGCCAGCAGAAGGCACTACCTACCGCTTTGCCCGCGAGGATAAAAAGCGTTTCCCGGATATGATCCAGGCCGGAACAACCGATGCGCCGTTTTACACCAACTCATCGCAACTGCCGGTCGGCTTCAGCGATGATCCGTTCGAAGCGCTGGAGCTGCAGGAAACCCTGCAACGCAAATACACCGGCGGCACCGTGTTTCACATGTACATGGGCGAGCCTATCGGTAGCCCCGAAGCCTGCCGAAAGCTGGTCAGACGGGTGCTGGAAAATTACCGCATCCCCTATTTGACCATTACGCCGACATTCTCCATCTGCCCGAAACACGGCTATCTGGCTGGAGAGCATCCGTTTTGTCCGCTGTGTGATGAGGAGTTAGCGCAAGCGAACAGTTAA
- the metE gene encoding 5-methyltetrahydropteroyltriglutamate--homocysteine S-methyltransferase: MEAHVLGFPRIGRGRELKRALEAYWRGESSAEALLHCAETLREQNWRYQYDNGLSLVTVGDFSLYDQMLDTACMLGMVPPRFGTVNGDVDLTTYFHMARGDAQRNIPAMEMTKWFDTNYHYLVPEFSAQTNIQLASRKLLDETHQALALGLRPKPVLIGPITFLSLSKQEDGVNRWEFLPQILDVYCQMIQRLAPLCDWIQIDEPVLCTDLSLEGKAQATTTWQQLKKAAGSCQVLLATYFGRLDEAVPLIAASGCDAIHLDVLRNESHLTEIIQQLPTSMMVSAGIVEGRNVWKNDLRCSRERLDRLRNMIGDERLMIGSTSSLLHVPVDLFQEQQLDPAIKSWLAFAVQKCREVALLAHLLDDGDHEALLRGSDRIQNCRRSDSRVERPLVRQRAAQVCDAMHTRTAYALRRPQQAQWLHLPLLPTTTIGSFPQTRAIRLMRRRYQSGEVSEQVYRTFMQSEIHNAVSEQDVLGLDVLVHGEPERNDMVEYFGQQMDGFCFSEHGWVQSYGSRCVKPPIIYGDVSRPRPITVEWIRYAQSLTDKPIKGMVTGPVTMLCWSFVRDDLPRDVVCRQLALAVRDEVQDLEQAGIQLIQIDEAALREGMPLRKDEAETYLRWAVDCFRLTSAGVADTTQIHSHMCYSDFNTILPWIAAMDADVISIEASRSNMDLLEGFRRLEYPNEIGPGIYDIHSPRVPEVAELIDLIWRALEVVPKEKLWINPDCGLKTRQWPEVRAALRNMVSAAHQVRQRVEQDQQSCRTAD, translated from the coding sequence ATGGAAGCACATGTTTTAGGTTTCCCACGGATTGGTCGTGGGCGAGAATTGAAAAGGGCCCTGGAGGCCTACTGGCGTGGCGAAAGCAGCGCCGAAGCATTATTGCATTGCGCCGAAACTCTGCGTGAGCAGAACTGGCGCTATCAGTACGACAACGGTTTATCTCTGGTCACGGTTGGTGACTTTTCCCTTTATGACCAGATGCTTGATACCGCCTGCATGCTCGGCATGGTGCCGCCCCGTTTCGGTACGGTGAACGGTGATGTCGACCTGACCACCTATTTCCACATGGCGCGTGGCGATGCGCAACGCAATATCCCGGCCATGGAAATGACCAAGTGGTTTGATACCAATTACCACTACCTGGTCCCGGAATTTTCCGCCCAGACCAACATCCAACTGGCATCGCGCAAACTGCTCGACGAAACCCACCAGGCCTTGGCTCTGGGGTTGCGGCCCAAACCGGTTCTGATCGGACCGATCACCTTTCTCTCTTTGAGCAAACAGGAAGACGGCGTTAATCGCTGGGAGTTCCTGCCGCAAATTCTTGATGTGTATTGCCAGATGATTCAACGGCTGGCACCGCTGTGCGACTGGATTCAGATCGATGAGCCGGTACTGTGTACTGACCTGTCTCTGGAAGGCAAAGCACAGGCCACAACGACCTGGCAACAGCTCAAGAAGGCGGCCGGATCGTGCCAAGTGCTGTTGGCCACCTACTTTGGTCGCCTGGATGAGGCCGTGCCGTTAATCGCGGCCAGCGGCTGCGATGCCATCCATCTTGATGTGTTGCGCAACGAGTCGCACTTGACTGAAATCATTCAACAGTTGCCAACAAGCATGATGGTCTCCGCCGGGATCGTCGAGGGACGCAATGTGTGGAAGAACGATCTGCGTTGCAGCCGGGAGCGGCTCGACAGGTTGCGCAACATGATTGGTGACGAGCGGCTGATGATTGGCTCCACCAGCTCCCTGCTCCACGTGCCGGTGGACCTGTTTCAGGAGCAGCAGCTCGATCCGGCCATCAAAAGCTGGCTGGCCTTTGCCGTGCAGAAGTGCCGCGAAGTCGCCTTGCTGGCCCACTTGCTCGATGACGGCGACCACGAAGCACTGCTGCGTGGCAGTGACCGCATTCAGAACTGTCGCCGCAGTGATTCGCGGGTGGAGCGGCCTCTGGTCCGTCAGCGAGCCGCCCAGGTCTGCGATGCGATGCACACACGCACAGCCTACGCGTTGCGCCGTCCGCAACAGGCCCAGTGGCTGCACCTGCCGTTGCTGCCGACCACAACAATCGGATCGTTTCCACAAACCCGCGCCATCCGCCTCATGCGTCGTCGCTATCAGAGCGGCGAGGTCAGCGAACAGGTTTATCGCACGTTCATGCAGTCGGAGATTCACAATGCCGTCAGTGAACAGGACGTACTGGGCCTGGACGTGCTGGTGCATGGTGAGCCGGAGCGCAACGACATGGTTGAGTATTTTGGCCAGCAGATGGATGGCTTCTGCTTCAGCGAACACGGTTGGGTGCAGAGTTACGGCAGCCGCTGCGTCAAGCCGCCGATCATTTACGGCGATGTGTCGCGACCGCGCCCCATCACCGTAGAATGGATTCGCTACGCTCAAAGCCTGACCGACAAACCCATCAAAGGGATGGTCACCGGCCCGGTGACCATGCTGTGCTGGAGCTTTGTTCGCGACGATCTGCCGCGCGATGTCGTGTGCCGACAACTGGCTTTGGCCGTGCGCGACGAGGTGCAGGATCTGGAACAGGCCGGGATTCAGTTGATCCAGATCGATGAAGCCGCCCTGCGTGAAGGGATGCCGCTGCGCAAGGACGAAGCCGAAACCTATCTGCGCTGGGCCGTGGATTGCTTTCGCCTTACCAGCGCGGGTGTAGCCGACACCACACAGATTCACAGCCACATGTGCTACAGCGATTTCAATACCATTCTGCCCTGGATTGCCGCCATGGATGCTGATGTGATCAGCATTGAGGCCAGCCGCAGCAACATGGACCTGCTTGAAGGTTTCCGTCGCCTTGAGTATCCCAACGAGATCGGGCCGGGCATCTATGACATCCACAGCCCGCGTGTACCCGAAGTGGCGGAACTGATCGATCTGATCTGGCGGGCACTGGAGGTGGTGCCGAAAGAGAAATTGTGGATCAACCCGGACTGCGGCCTGAAAACCCGCCAATGGCCGGAAGTGCGCGCAGCGCTGCGCAATATGGTCTCGGCAGCCCATCAGGTGCGACAGAGGGTGGAACAGGATCAGCAGAGTTGCCGGACGGCGGACTGA
- a CDS encoding methyl-accepting chemotaxis protein, with amino-acid sequence MKFGTKLFLAFFLAGLTPFAILAIVYLNSATDSLSQSAFHHLESVRDAKRASVERYFETVSNQMLSFAEDHMVVEAMGQFKDAAANFIADNDYSADDITAMRGKLSTYYRNEFATEYRQRNDGKAAEVNRPLSMLDDDSIALQYHYIRANQNPLGSKEQLDRAADNSRYSTLHENFHPVIRNFLQRFGYYDIFLVDSKTGDIVYSVFKELDYSTSLIDGPYANTNFGEAFRRANAATSKDSVVLVDYKRYFPSYNDPAGFVACPIFDGDTKIGVAMFQFPIDVLNAIMTERSGLGETGESYLVGSDLLMRSDSYLDPTHHTVRAAFADPQNGKVDTDAAHAALTGATDSKIIIDYNGNPVLSAYTSVKVGDTTWALLSEIDVAEAFAEITRLKWLVSVLAMICIGGIIAGALLLARSTTRPIRKAVAMLTDLEHGNLDSRMHLTRRDELGQMGDAMDAFADNLQHEILTAFEKLAAGDFTFEATGLIKQPLAKANSSMTQVLEQVRSTSEQISSGSSQVAASSQTLSQGATEQASSLEEIASSMTEIGAQVRHNADNAHQASVLAGETKTAAEQGNTSMSEMISAMDDINESSANISKIIKVIDEIAFQTNLLALNAAVEAARAGQHGKGFAVVAEEVRNLAARSAKAAQETTEMIENSVGKAQSGSRIAAETADALNEIMQRVTKVTDLADEIAQASNEQTDGVSQISQGLDQIDQVTQLNTVSAEESAAAAEQLSSQADQLHTMLSRFKLSQTTKMIAR; translated from the coding sequence ATGAAGTTCGGAACAAAGTTGTTTCTTGCCTTTTTCCTTGCCGGATTGACCCCGTTTGCCATCCTGGCCATTGTGTATCTAAACAGCGCCACCGATTCACTTTCCCAATCCGCCTTTCACCATCTGGAAAGTGTTCGCGATGCCAAACGCGCTTCAGTTGAGCGTTACTTTGAGACGGTTTCCAACCAGATGCTCTCGTTTGCTGAAGACCACATGGTGGTCGAAGCCATGGGCCAGTTCAAAGACGCGGCAGCCAACTTCATTGCCGACAATGACTACTCCGCTGATGACATCACGGCCATGCGCGGCAAATTGAGCACCTATTACCGCAACGAGTTCGCCACGGAATACCGCCAGCGCAACGACGGCAAAGCGGCTGAGGTCAACCGCCCCCTGTCGATGCTTGATGACGACTCCATCGCGCTGCAATATCACTACATTCGCGCCAACCAGAACCCGCTCGGTTCCAAAGAGCAGCTCGACCGCGCCGCTGACAACTCACGGTACAGCACCCTGCACGAGAACTTTCACCCGGTCATTCGCAACTTTTTACAGCGCTTCGGATATTACGACATCTTCCTCGTCGATTCCAAAACCGGCGACATTGTTTACTCGGTGTTTAAAGAGCTTGACTACAGCACCTCACTGATCGACGGCCCTTACGCCAACACCAACTTTGGCGAAGCGTTCCGCCGCGCCAATGCCGCCACCAGCAAAGACAGCGTTGTGCTGGTCGACTACAAACGCTACTTTCCGTCGTACAACGATCCGGCCGGATTTGTCGCCTGCCCGATCTTTGATGGCGACACCAAGATCGGTGTGGCCATGTTTCAGTTTCCCATCGATGTGCTCAACGCCATCATGACCGAGCGCTCCGGCCTCGGCGAAACCGGTGAATCCTATCTGGTGGGCAGCGACTTGCTGATGCGCTCCGATTCGTACCTCGATCCGACTCATCACACAGTACGCGCCGCTTTTGCTGACCCGCAAAACGGCAAGGTCGATACCGACGCCGCCCATGCGGCGCTGACCGGCGCCACCGACAGCAAGATTATTATCGACTACAACGGCAACCCGGTGCTGTCCGCCTACACCTCGGTCAAGGTTGGCGATACCACCTGGGCGCTCCTCTCCGAGATCGACGTCGCCGAAGCCTTTGCCGAGATCACCCGCCTCAAATGGCTGGTGTCGGTTCTGGCCATGATCTGTATTGGTGGCATCATTGCCGGAGCCTTGCTGCTGGCCCGCTCCACCACACGACCGATCCGCAAAGCCGTTGCCATGCTCACCGACCTCGAGCACGGCAACCTCGACAGCCGCATGCACCTGACCCGCCGTGACGAACTGGGCCAGATGGGCGACGCCATGGACGCCTTTGCCGACAACCTGCAACACGAGATCCTCACCGCCTTTGAAAAACTAGCCGCCGGAGATTTCACCTTTGAAGCCACCGGCCTGATCAAGCAGCCGCTGGCCAAAGCGAATTCCAGCATGACCCAAGTGCTTGAGCAGGTGCGCTCCACCAGTGAGCAGATCTCCTCCGGCAGCTCACAGGTTGCCGCCAGCAGCCAGACCTTGTCGCAAGGGGCCACCGAGCAAGCCAGCTCTCTCGAAGAGATCGCCTCCTCCATGACCGAGATCGGCGCTCAGGTGCGTCACAATGCCGATAATGCCCATCAGGCCAGCGTACTCGCCGGTGAAACCAAAACCGCCGCCGAACAGGGCAACACCAGCATGTCCGAGATGATCAGCGCCATGGACGATATCAACGAGTCCAGCGCCAACATCTCCAAGATCATCAAGGTCATTGACGAGATTGCTTTCCAGACCAACCTGCTGGCCCTCAATGCCGCCGTCGAGGCCGCCCGCGCCGGACAGCATGGCAAAGGCTTTGCCGTCGTCGCCGAAGAGGTGCGTAACCTCGCCGCCCGCAGCGCCAAGGCCGCTCAAGAAACCACCGAGATGATCGAAAACTCCGTAGGCAAAGCGCAAAGCGGCAGCCGCATCGCCGCCGAAACCGCCGACGCTCTCAATGAGATCATGCAGCGCGTCACCAAGGTCACGGATCTGGCCGATGAAATCGCCCAGGCATCCAACGAACAGACCGACGGTGTCAGCCAGATTTCCCAGGGACTGGATCAGATTGATCAGGTCACCCAGCTCAATACGGTCAGTGCTGAAGAGAGTGCCGCCGCTGCCGAGCAACTCTCGTCACAGGCAGATCAACTGCATACCATGTTGTCACGCTTCAAGTTGAGCCAGACAACGAAGATGATTGCCCGTTAG